agaacaactaaccgtaaatgaccaccgacgaactcgaacgaactttaaacgaaaccaacgaaactttgACATAAACGAACTTGAAGATGACGAAGCGACAAGCTGCGATGGCAGCCATGGCGGAAAAAAaacgaagatgaaggagcagcaacacaaaacagtagCAGCAATATGAAGGAAAAGATGCAAATGGCAGCAGCACGAAGCTGCCATGAGCAGCACTGCAGCAGTACGAAGGCAGCAACGGCAGGCAGCAGTACGAAGGCAGCAACGGCAGGCAGCAGCGCAGCAGACGGGCAGCAGCAACGGCACGGAGGAGCTGGGAGGCGAGGTGAGGCAGCCATGGCAGTCCGCGCGACGAAGAAGACGCAGCTGGTCGTtgacgaggaagatgaagcagaaaacgcagcagcagcgGCTGGACGCGAGGAGGAGGAAGGAGGAGTCGTTCATGTTGGTGAAGCCGCGGGTGTGTGTGTGTTACGtcgccgtggttgtgtgtgtgtgttgtcgacgtggttgtgtgtgtggcgTGGGGATGAAGGGAATGAGAGAGGagcagccatgggaggggcttTGAGCtcttttggagaagaaggagaagagagaaagagaggggggggggcggatgagtttagtctagggttttctttttttctttttttttgtttttgttttgtaaaaatgaaaaataaaaatgaagagggggagttaggttgttggtactggactgggtcgacccggtttggaatggaccgggtcatagggaaggttgggccattttttgggcctgtggcttgaaattgaagaagtggtccaatccgatttttctttgtatttttgccctcttttcttcctttatttttctaaaactaaattataaaaatacttaaattattattaagaattaaattaacttataaaagcgcaaattaactcccaataacaattaacacacaattaggtaataattaagcataaaattgtacaattggacattaaatgctaaaaatgcaaaagatgcctattttttgtaattttcaatttttgtaaaacaaacttatttactaacaattgtataattaaatcctacatgcaaaatgtgacatatttttgtattttttattaatttaacaaataaacatgcacagacaaatacaaataattatccaaaaatgtcacaaaattctcaaaattgcacaccaaggaaaatcattttattttgaattttttgggagtaattctcatataggacaaaaatcacgtgcttacagttgtgAATAAAGGGAAGATTATGGTGtggaatgaaaagtgaagaaaggatgaaaaatatttttgaaggaAGTGTGCTTTAACTGTTGCAAATTGTAGCTTAGGGAGGTTTTGAGTCACTCTTATCCAAATTGTGCTCTGCCTTAACCAAAAACCTATATTACAATCCTTTAAGTCCTATTTGATTTTGAACCAAGTGtgtctacattagtggagaaATACATGAAGGGCAAGCATGTATCACTATTTATGTGCATTTGAACATATTTCTGTGAGATAGAGAGTTAAttcttttcatttgatatcccatgtgtgtttaaattgcaatttatAAGTCGAGATTCCCTCTTAAGTgttagggcacctgaaaattttgagTTGTGAGCTTAATCCAATCTCCAATTGGGAGGAGTGAACAAAAGAAAATGGTTTGTGATAATAAGGCAAATTTTGAAGCGTTAGTGTCATGATTTGGTTGCTACTTTGATTAACGTGGTGTTTGAGCTCTTGAATTGAGATGAAATTTGTGAGAAGTTGGTGATTCATATGCTTTAgattaattgttggtaccaaCCAAAAtcactagatggtgtttagtttgAAACTTTTTGACTTGAAATGATGTTTGGTATGCCATTGAGCTTAATTGTTGATTttattaaaggatattcttagtTGTtgaattgcttgaggacaagcaatagtttaagtttgggggtttgataagttggtattttaccaacttatctcttCTTGATACTTAGGCTTTTGTATGATTTTGTTGAGAAACTAAGACATTTATTGAGGTTTATTGGCATATTTAAGGTATCAAGTGATTTAAAGAAGAAACGAAGAAACCAAGCCAAAACATGTTAAAATGAGAAAATTTAACTGCTGCCAGTAAATACTCTGCAGAGAAGCCATGCGATCGCGTAAGTTTAATAGACTGAAGTTATGCGAACGCAGTTGGAGATATGCGAACACGAGGAAGAAAGCCTGGTCAGCGGCTAGTCAACTATGCTACGCGAATGCGGGTCTATGTAGGCGATCACGTAGCTTTGGTGAAGCTATTCTCTACGAACGCGGGTATATGTATGCGATCGCACAACTTATTTTTTGGGAAAattatggacataaatgaaattTTACGTTTTTGACCCCCAAGCCATTTAATACACGACCTAGCTTATTGAAAGCAAATATTTGACTTATTTTTCAGTCTTTGGAATAGAGAATACAagtttggaagctagggtttttgcacacacacttgagtcttgaagatttgaagcttgtggttgataatttcttacccatttatgttcatttcttcatttccttgctttgtattgtatatctaagtgtatagtattttttccaacacttgaatcttgtttatgaggatattcatatttaaagtggattaaatatcttgttatgcttatgtattgaacgatttttagttatattgaagtgagttattgtttctttaattattcttgttctttaatgtttccaaaaggATTAgttaaccctaggactcgcctatttacttcgaattaattttgggaaagattatttggggttggaaaaaaataattaataagaacttgaggctttaacccccACTTTATAGATTTTACCTAGGAATAGGaatgaactacttgtagccataatcgggtgtacttaatctcttaattgttttagggataattcaattaggaaatcttgttagtctttggaagaagctaatatataATTATTACCcaaggctaattaacataaactcgctcatatttgtaaaatcgtgaaatacattggatcgttacttgagtgtaattttcCTTGTATCCATACTTGTcgccattgattattttatttGCTTTCTAGCTTAGTTTTATTTTCGCATTTAGacataaatattttctcaaaatatttctaagtgtttggcttagcataataagtgataattctcttacacgcCTAattgcctacatattgttctttgtgggattcgaccccgactcatagttggataaattatattgcatgcgaccatgtccatttactttttagtagttgATTTAGACGTCATCAAACGGCAACAACATAAATTTCTTATACTGATTTAATTTATTATAACagattctttatttttttgtttaggttattaattattattatttattaaaattacaTGTAATTAACTTTTTTTACATGACTTGATTGtgttaattttttttactaaacTCATTTTACTTTAATTAGTTTTTCAAAATCACGGCCAGAAAGACGATATAAAATGCTCAATTTCGACAGCAGTGCGAACACTGAGCCGCCGGAAGTGAGAGCAGTAGGAGAAAATGGGAAAGAAAACGAAGAAACCAGGGAAAGGCAAGGAGAAAACAGAGAGGAAAACAGCTAAAGCAGAAGAGAAAAAGGCCCGCAGAGAATCCAAAAAACTCTCCCCTGAAGACGACATCGATGCTATACTGGTACAGTATCCCCTTCTTACTCCCACTCCCCACAAATAAACGTTGTTTTATACTAATTTAAGAGTATTGGAAAATACACAGCTGAGCATACAAAAAGAGGAAGCTAAGAAGAAGGAAATTCACGTTGAAGAGAACGTGCCTGCACCTTCTCCTCGATCCAACTGTTCGGTAAAATAAAATATCGTCACTTTTGATTATTTATGCGTTTAACGGAGTTCGACAACATCATTGATATTAATGTACTAGTGAACTTTTTATATAACTCTGTTTCTTGTTTAATTGGTTGTTGCAGTTGAGCATTAATCCATTGAAGGAGACTGAATTAGTTCTCTACGGTGGTGAATTCTACAATGGCAGCAAGGTAAGACGTTGGTAATTATTATCTGATATATTTCCCTTAAGAATTTGCTTTGGAATACTTATTCCAGTTTTTCTCTTTATATGTGTTTGTCTAGTTAATGCTGCAAGTTTAAGAAACACTTCCAGATAGCTTTGTAGTGGTCAATAATAATCCTGATTATGCGCCACCTATTCATAAAAATGTGGCGCCACTAAATAGACTATCTCTGTATTAGTTTTTTCGGCCCATTCCGCCTCTCAAGGGTCAGTTTGACTGATTTTTGGAGTTGGATTGGATATAATAATTCCTTATAGGGAAAAAAAGCTTGTCCATTTGCAAAATTGAATGAAAAGTACTATAGGATTGTAGGTTGTCAATGTTAAACGATGAAAGAAATAAACGTTTTTGTCAAATATCACTTTGTTTGACTCTCTTGAAGCCAAAAAGGTTACTAGTTTAGGGAAAAGGGAGTAATTTGTTAGCGGTTAGCATTAAGTTCCCTTTTTTATGTGTTATATTTTTGAACTGAGGATTTAAAATTTATGGAATTGGCTAAATACAGACATTTGTATATGGCGATCTCTACCGGTATGATGTGGAAAAGCAAGAGTGGAAGTTGATTTCAAGCCCTAACAGTCCGCCTCCTCGTAGTGCACACCAAACAGTTGCTTGGAAGAATTATCTTTATATTTTTGGTAAAAGATCCAAAGTTTAATGATCATGCTTTTTAGTGCACACAATTTGTGCATCTTAATATATGCATTTGAGTTAATGTCCTTTTCCTCTTCCCTGGTGATTATTGTGATAATTGCTGTTATGTTATTAGGTGGTGAATTTACGTCTCCTAATCAAGAGCGTTTCCATCATTACAAGGTAGAATCCATTATTTATCCTAGGAATGTCATGCTTTTGTCTTTGAGTCCAAAATTTACGATGTATGTCTATCCTTTTATCATTTGTGATGCAGGACTTTTGGGTGTTGGACTTGAAAACAAACCAATGGGAGCAACTGAATTATAAAGGTTGTCCTAGTCCACGTTCAGGTCATCGCATGGTACATTCgctttctttgaaataacttaatTCTTAATCattctttgaaataacttaatTCTTAatctttctttgaaataacttaatTCTTGATGAGCAGCTCACTCTTGCTTACAGTGTGAAAAGAAAATACGAGGATGTGTATCAAAAACGATTATTTTTATCTAGAACAATGATCAATTGGATTCAATACTTGACTTCGGTTTCCTTTTGGAATTTATTTGGCCTTGCAAAGGTCCTTATGATTCAAACTTGGCTTATTGCAGATTTTGTACAAGCACAAGATTATAGTTTTTGGAGGCTTCTATGACACTCTTAGAGAAGTGAGGTGGGTATTTTTGCTATTTGTTGAATAGTTGCAAAATACTGAAATTAATATGAGAGGCTTTCAGGGACCTGTTAaccaatatttttttttgatttgttgTGCTTAGGAATTAGTGATTATTATCAGTGCTCCTAGTTGCTTTGTATGTGACCTGTGGCTCTCCTCATACTTCAATCAGCTAACTGAGGTTGTGAAGTTTACTCGTATATTGTTTGCAAAAAAGTTCTTTCTACCTGCAGTTAGGGCTATGTATTCACGTCAACATGCTCCCCTGATTTGTACTGCCAAATTTTTCTGCAGCCACCATACCTCCACTCACTTGAGGTAGGGTGGCACCAAGACCTCCAAGCCTTGCGGAGAATGGAGAGGCAAAGCCCAATTAGTGACCGCTTAACCTGCTAACTTTGCTTGTAGGGCAGAATGACTTGTTGAAAATTTCAGACAAGGTTTCACATGTATCCTGTGGATTCATGTATTGTATCCCCAAACATCACAGAATATTCTCCAGtgattcatttatttattttttccaaGCTCCAGTGATTCCTTTATCActtatttatttgtttcttttcACTAGTAGCTCATTTGCATATGTCCTGCTAAGTATTATAATAAATGCATCTCAACGGAATTAACCTAGTTGGACATAAAGTGATCTTTTGGCTCGATTTctaaaatttacaaaacctctACTTGTTGCAGGTATTACAATGATCTGCATGTTTTTGATCTTGATCAGTATAAGGTGCAGTACATGATAAACATTTCTGCATTTTTTTCTAGTTTATTTGTTCAACAAGTTCTAACTGCTAATCGCTTTGATATTGGCGCTGCAGTGGCAAGAGATAAAACCTACACCTGGATGCATGTGGCCCAGTGCTCGAAGTGGCTTCCAGTTTTTTGTTTATCAAGATGAGGTGAATTATCAGTAACATCTTGAGTAATCCTCGCTCCACCACAAATTGCTCTACCTATCTTCTTTATTTGAGGTGCTTGGAATGAATGTATAATATGCTGCCACTCCGATTACTAACTAGTGGAGATTATTATCTGTCCTATTCTGCTGTCTGTTGAATTCCTGCTTTCTGCCACTCCCCCCCTGGTGCAAAACTTAGATATTGGCACTGACCAAGTATTGCTTACTGTTATTCAAGATTGTAGGTTCCACCATAAAACTTCCCACTTGGTATTCTTTTTAAGTACTCAAATTTCTTGCTGTTGTAGTAGTTTTTTTTTGGTGACTAGTTTATTGTATGTACTTCTTTGAGTGGTTAACCTGTACTTCTATGCAGCCCAAAGATATTTTTGGTCTACTTGCCATAACTCATTGAAATTGAATCAGATAAGATCTTCAGGAGTGAGTAAATATGTTGAAAATGTAATGCCTTGGCCCTTCTTTATGTTGTTTGAAGAAGAAGTAAGGATAGAAGGAAGGTTGGCAGAATTATTTGCTTTTTCTTGTGGCACAAAAGCTAGAAGATGAATGAGAAGAAGGGTGTTATTGCAAACATTTTGTTTATGTGACCAAGATATATTTGTTAAGAGATTTTTTATCTCTTCTATTCCTTTTTGGTTCCTTCTATTAGACAAGGAGAGTGCTTTAGGTGGAAAATTAAGTCTGAATTTTCCATTCTTTCATTTTGCCTTCCTCTCTGTTCAGCAAGTTagttcctttctttcttttcctatACCCTTGAGGTGGAGCTATTTACACTCTTGGCCTGATATAGGTAATTTAATACATCTGGTAAATCTCAGGTATCTTTGAAGCTCTACTTAAGAATAATCGTTGGCTTCTCTGTTTTGTTGAATTCATTAATTGGTTACAAGTCCATTCGGTTTTGCAATGATGCTCTTTTAGTTGCATGACTTATATTTTGCATTGTCTCATCTGTTTCCTTTTGGCATTCTATGGGAACTTTTCAGTATTTAAGTTCGTGTCTCATATTATATGCTTCTGTTGGGGAAATCTCATTAATTGGTTCCTAAGTCCATCTTTTACAAATTCCAGATTTACCTATATGGTGGTTATTCCAAAGAAGTTTCATCTGATAAAAGTGGCTCAGAGAAGGGAATCGTTCACTCAGACATGTGGTCCCTTGATCCTAAGACCTGGGAATGGAACAAGGTTTATATCTTACTGttctcttctcctcctctcccTGGTATTCAGATACTTTTATGGTAGAAAGATAGAAGTAATATACTTTCAGCTCTCTCCCCCTTCTTCCCCTTCAAATTAGTTAGTGTAGCTCTCTATGTAGCAGATGGGTTTGAACCATTTGACTGGGCAATTATGTTTGACAATAATAATCATAAGTATGGTAAAGATGTCCTTACCCCTCTAGACTAGTATATTAAATAAAATATTAGAAAAGCACCTTAGTTCCAAATACTGGCAGACCATggaattaaatcacatataagattATAACGTTATCGCCTTTCTCAACAATCAAAAAACATTACGGCCTTTCTCAAAAAAAGATTATAACAGTATCGAGCTTAGATAGGCATGTGCTGTTCAGAAATGTACTCCCCAGCCAAATGACTGGTCCAGACTTCAAAGTTTTTTGCCATTGTCACGAGAAATGAAATCAGTTTATTTTCTGAGAAAGATaccaaatatttctttaattatCTTTGGAGCAGGAAACTTGTGAGAATGCACGGGAAAAAAATCTATTGCTTAGTGTTGTACAACCCTATTTATATACAGTGATTACATAATAATAGGTATCTACTTCCCGGTGTGGGACACTATACATGACTAACTACTTAacaaaactaaataaatttcTTTAAAGTACGAAACATTTTACCAGAATTCTCCTGCAGAATagcctccccccccccaaaaccccCAACCCCAccccaaagaaaaacaaaattaaaaaaaggaaaaagatgagcATTGTTGCTGCACGGGAACACTGTGAAATGGCTGTTGCATTTATATCTCCATCTAAATATGGATGGGAGTGGGATAATATCTTGCTTCTTTTACGAACTAGAGCACAGGTGTAGAAGCATCATCTGAAAGATTTATCTCTAAAATTCTGAGTTTAGTTTATGTTTGTTACTGTTTTCTTAGTTACATACTGACAAGTTGAAAGAGTTTTCTTATTGTACAAGTTGAAAGAGTGTTCTTATTGTATTGTGCAAATATTTTTCCATCTTCAGAACTTGTCTTTTTCTTAAATTTGTCTTGCTGCATGTAAGGTCAAAAAAAGCGGCATGCCTCCTGGTCCTCGTGCTGGTTTCTCTATGTGCATCCATAAAAAGCGGGCTATACTATTTGGAGGTGTCGTGGATATGGAAATGGAAGGTCGATTTCCTTTGTATAAGCATATCTTGTAGCTTTTTGTGCTTCTTTTCACATTCATTTGCTCTTTTAAAGGAAAAAAATTCAATATAGATGTCAAGGAATTGCGAACAAACATCTGACTCGATGTTCTGTCCAGGTGATGTTATGATGAGCCTGTTTCTGAATGAACTTTATGGCTTCCAATTAGACACTCATCGCTGGTAAATGCATATTCCATTCTCCTCTGTTTTTTTCTTGAGATGAATGCTCTGTTTACTTTGGTTTTAGCCACCTTAAGTGGCAGAAATATCTTATTAACAGAATGTCCTTCAAGTCAGCATGTCGTACATGCCTTTGTCTTTCACATTCTTTCTGTATCATCTTTCCTCCTTGGCCAGTAAAGTGCGGTGTTATTTCCTTTTGGAGGTTAATATTTATTCTGCTTACAGGTATCCGTTGGAGCTGCGGAAGGAGAAATCTACAAAACATAAGGTACTAGCACTATTAGCTTTTTGAATCATCTCTCTACCTGCTTAAACTACTGTTCAGGGTCACCATACTCCTCATGCACACCCTCTTGAAGCTTTGTTATACATGAGGTTTGCAACTTTTTAGTCCATTTACAATTTATTATAAAGTTACTGCTCTCCTGCCAGAAATTCACTACCTTTTGTTCTTTGGGTCCAATTATTTCGTCAACACCAATGAAATTAGGGAGGACAGGCGGAAGTGCTGATAGAAACTATAACGCAAGCAACTCTTAGACAGAACCTATCTTAGAAACTTGTGCATCCTTACATCACAAACAGGGTTGTAAAGCTCCTCTATCTTGGAGAGCAATGTAGAAAACAAAGTAGTGCTTGTACAGTTGTACTGTGGAGAACTAGAGATGTTCTAAACGAATAATACTGAGCCAAAATGAAGCCCCAAGTCCAAAGGCATatcagtgttatcaaaggcgaagAGCACAAAAAAGCTCTAAGGTCCATcggggctttaagcgcaaagcgcAACTAAAGCGTGGACTTTAATGAAAAAAGGCGCAACtgaataaaaagtaaaaatatgtaCATGTAGTCTAAGACTAATAATTATAAGCATGAATAACAAATATTTGGACAaagaaattgattttttttacGATAAAGCgaaatatcaattgtttaatATCGCATTTCAGGACTACACTCGTTGGCAAGGGAAAGTATGCCTTAGAGCCTTGATGCGACACAAAAGCGCCCACAAAGCGAGGCGAAGcgctcaacatgttttgagcctcgcttcagggcttaagcgcgcCTTTGACAACACTGAGGCATATGCATGGCAGATGACGCTTAATCAGCCCTGTTCTTGTATGGGGCGTAGGTTTGGTCTTGGGCTGTTGTATGTGAATATTTTCGTAACTAGATACTTAATCACAATTTCGTTGACGTCCTCGTCAAGATAAAATCTGTGGATAATGAAGGGGCATGCCTTAGCATCTTAGTGCCTGTACTGAAGCTGTGGAAACATCCAGCTCCTGCTGCAGCTAGCTTAAGTGTTTAAGGGTTTAAATGCACCTTGAATGAGTCTTTAACAGCACTGAATCACATCATATTGCATGAGTAATTTTGGAATAAATCATATTGCATAATTTCTCATCTTATTTTGGGTCCAACCTAGATTTGAACTAAGGAAAGAAGTGGCCATATTATACTTGGGTAAGTTTGGGTTTTGGGGCAGACCAAGTTACTCTAGTTCTATGAGCTTCTTTGCTGCTATTGTTCAACCAGAAAATCTGTTGAGTAATATCTTCCCATGTCGAACATGCTCCACCTGCTAAGAGCTGACCTTTGGTTTGCACTAGAGGTGTAACTGAGCTGGGCTATCATGCGAGCCACTCATGCCCGGCTCTACACTTTCAGGTCTGAGTGAAGCAACTAGCAAATCTGCCGGAGCCGGAGCCTGTTGATGTCTGACTTGTTAGGCTTGCTAGCCTTACCGAGCCTGTCCAAATTTCTTTCCCTAATTCAAACTGAAGTACCATGTAACCCTGGCATGAAATATGAAGAGCCACCTCTACTTTCACCCTTTTCTTCTCTCTCACTAGCCAAAGTTGTATACTCATGCCTCTTTCCTTGAGGTGAGACTCTGGCTGCCTCTGCCTCCCAGGTATTCGTTCTTTTTCATCTCGGTCTGTCATtgaaatatcttccttttacaaATCGATGCAGCAGCATCTGTTTCAATTTGTCAAACAGCAGATGGTAAGTTTCACATTTGCAAGTGCTGGTCAAAGTATCGTTTATTTGAAGATAAATAAGAAAATTTTAGAAGGTcaaattattttaatttcttaGAGTGAAGTTAAATGAGGAAACATGGCCAATGAGGATATATATTGCCGAACCCAACTTATTAGGGATTCATATAACCGAacccaacttgtttgggactgagGCATAGCCATTGTGGTAGAATGACTGAGTATATAATGGTGATTATTCATTTTCTAACTAAAAGAACAGTTATTTTGGTTAGGAAACACAAGGAGCAATTTGTGATTTTTATGAGGAATTTTTTATTATATCTGTTCTGCCTCATTGGGGTTTCGGTGTGCTGTATGTTT
This sequence is a window from Nicotiana sylvestris chromosome 3, ASM39365v2, whole genome shotgun sequence. Protein-coding genes within it:
- the LOC104225714 gene encoding uncharacterized protein; the encoded protein is MGKKTKKPGKGKEKTERKTAKAEEKKARRESKKLSPEDDIDAILLSIQKEEAKKKEIHVEENVPAPSPRSNCSLSINPLKETELVLYGGEFYNGSKTFVYGDLYRYDVEKQEWKLISSPNSPPPRSAHQTVAWKNYLYIFGGEFTSPNQERFHHYKDFWVLDLKTNQWEQLNYKGCPSPRSGHRMILYKHKIIVFGGFYDTLREVRYYNDLHVFDLDQYKWQEIKPTPGCMWPSARSGFQFFVYQDEIYLYGGYSKEVSSDKSGSEKGIVHSDMWSLDPKTWEWNKVKKSGMPPGPRAGFSMCIHKKRAILFGGVVDMEMEGDVMMSLFLNELYGFQLDTHRWYPLELRKEKSTKHKKKQILDEQADSMDLDSKTNAMEVDANVEDEDLDYEEEATTEGNINKMSSNMKRNVTIDDGNVAARSEEKPVVSSSKSSAVQHSASLDVVKPCGRINSCMAVAKDTLYIYGGMMEIRDQELTLDDLYILNLSKLDEWKCLIPASESEWVEASDNEDDEDEDEDDSENEECESGDDSDEDTDEEDDAEARNGASTSLETGDAVAIIRGEGKTLRRKEKRARIEQIRASLGLSDAQRTPMPGESLRDFYKRTNMYWQMAAYEHTQHTGKELRKDGFDLAESRYKELKPILDELAILEAEQKAEEEEGPEKSSAKTRGNKKNKNVASK